The proteins below come from a single Miscanthus floridulus cultivar M001 chromosome 1, ASM1932011v1, whole genome shotgun sequence genomic window:
- the LOC136538504 gene encoding uncharacterized protein isoform X1, which translates to MGSRGRMLFDLNELPAEVEEVASVVPKESAAVVPQEATVIASQEAAVVVSQPQKSLPAPTTYGPTLFQPGEGSQSQGILNNNAFKHASIGSGFQPFVRNNKDSNYTKEPMKVEDNQNSSIASPSMVNNQITDSAYPKAETCNQVSQAVEREEGEWSDADGISENAGSSNKDEFTGTASTHLKKESQESESHLIKSGDVTKDDTAAECSDAEMVDVSKDLVHGSTGSENMQNSECKGNQPGDDLDPCNSSKDVKGVEANYALRFASNPAKRPKLNEHKEAMLGKKRTRQTVFINVEDAKQAGTMKTSTPRRQSSFPAPIVTRTVKEASRGAGEKAAEKQNQQAIRDQRQPEMMGSERSNSADPSDQHTESNGDAELGTQGRSKKMNTDEPASDAYQQPVQRQASLKQSMDLKQQKSRSFSSQRTVLTGQNNADQKPASKRSIISKKQTFVNNVQYQDSSVERLIREVTNDKFWHNPEEAELECVPGSFESAEEYIRVFEPLLFEECRAQLYSSYEESLEAVGRDAHVAVRVKTVERRERGWYDVVVLPMHEYKWNFKEGDVAILSFPRPGSAAQSGRSSRRAMGSNEDAESECGRLVGTVRRHMPIDTRDPIGAIIHFYLGDSFDSNSSEANVLRKLQPRSTWYLTGLGSLATTQREYVALHAFRRLSGQMQNAILKPSPEHFPKYQEQPPAMPDCFTPNFADHLHRSFNGPQLSAIHWAATHTAAGTSNGVVKKQEPWPFTLVQGPPGTGKTHTVWGMLNVIHLVQYQHYYAALLKKLAPESYKQVSGSTSTSSETVAAGSIDELLQSMDRNLFRTLPKLCPKPRMLVCAPSNAATDELLARVLDRGFIDGEMKVYRPDVARVGVDSQSRAAQAVSVERRTDQLLMKGRDEVIGWLHQLKGREQQLSQEIAYFQRELNMVAAAGRSQGSVGVDPDVLAQRDRNRDILLQKLAASVESRDKVLVEMSRLLILESRFRPGSNFNMEDARASLEASFANEAEIVFTTVSSSGRKLFSRLTHGFDMVVIDEAAQASEVGVLPPLALGAARCVLVGDPQQLPATVISKAAGTLLYSRSLFERFQQAGCPTILLSVQYRMHPQIREFPSKYFYQGRLTDSESVVKLPDEAYYRDALMAPYIFYDISHGRESHRGGSSSYQNIHEAQFALRLYEHLQKFLKANGAKKVSVGIITPYKLQLKCLQREFKDAMNTEEGKDIYINTVDAFQGQERDVIIMSCVRASNHGVGFVADIRRMNVALTRARRALWVVGNANALMQSEDWASLIADAKARKCFMDLDSIPKDFLPMKVPSNTPGRNSSNNIRNMRTGGGPRPRHLDMFSEPRAGMNMRPDEDEHLNSVTRDGSYRNLDDFGRPGDRPRDNLQFGVPRRPNSSNGRREV; encoded by the exons ATGGGTTCTCGAGGAAGGATGTTATTTGACCTTAACGAGCTCCCAGCAGAAGTTGAAGAAGTTGCTTCTGTCGTACCAAAAGAATCTGCTGCTGTCGTACCACAAGAAGCCACTGTTATCGCATCACAAGAAGCTGCTGTTGTCGTGTCACAACCTCAGAAATCCCTTCCTGCTCCGACTACGTATGGCCCAACATTGTTTCAGCCAGGGGAAGGATCACAGTCGCAAGGGATATTGAACAATAATGCCTTTAAGCATGCATCCATTGGTTCTGGCTTTCAGCCTTTTGTGAGGAACAACAAAGATTCAAACTATACAAAGGAGCCGATGAAGGTGGAAGATAATCAGAACTCTAGTATAGCATCACCGTCCATGGTGAACAATCAAATCACTGATAGTGCTTATCCGAAGGCTGAGACTTGCAATCAGGTGTCACAAGCCgttgaaagagaagaaggagaatgGTCTGATGCAGATGGCATTTCTGAAAATGCAGGGAGTAGCAACAAAGATGAGTTCACTGGTACTGCAAGCACTCATTTGAAGAAAGAATCCCAAGAGAGCGAGTCCCATCTTATTAAATCTGGTGATGTGACTAAAGATGATACTGCTGCTGAATGTAGTGATGCTGAAATGGTTGATGTATCTAAAGATCTGGTTCATGGTTCCACAGGATCAGAGAACATGCAAAATTCTGAATGTAAAGGAAATCAGCCTGGTGATGATCTAGATCCTTGCAACAGTTCAAAGGATGTTAAAGGAGTGGAAGCCAATTATGCTTTGAGGTTTGCGAGCAACCCTGCAAAGAGACCTAAGTTAAATGAACACAAAGAGGCCATGCTAGGAAAAAAACGAACTAGGCAAACTGTCTTCATCAATGTGGAGGATGCAAAACAAGCTGGTACAATGAAGACATCAACACCCAGGAGGCAGTCATCCTTTCCAGCACCGATTGTTACACGTACTGTGAAGGAAGCTTCTCGTGGTGCTGGTGAAAAGGCTGCAGAAAAACAAAATCAGCAAGCAATCAGGGATCAGAGACAACCTGAAATGATGGGATCAGAACGAAGCAATTCTGCAGATCCTAGTGACCAACACACTGAATCCAATGGTGATGCTGAGTTGGGTACCCAGGGCCGGTCAAAGAAAATGAATACAGACGAGCCAGCCTCAGATGCGTATCAGCAGCCTGTCCAAAGACAAGCTTCATTGAAGCAATCCATGGACTTGAAGCAACAAAAGAGCCGATCATTCTCTTCCCAAAGAACAGTTCTAACAGGACAAAACAATGCTGATCAGAAGCCAGCCAGCAAAAGGTCTATTATTTCCAAAAAGCAAACTTTTGTAAACAATGTACAGTATCAGGACTCTTCTGTTGAGCGACTTATAAGGGAGGTGACAAATGACAAGTTCTGGCACAATCCAG AGGAGGCCGAACTTGAGTGTGTTCCTGGAAGCTTTGAATCTGCTGAGGAGTACATTAGAGTTTTTGAGCCTTTGCTTTTTGAGGAATGCAGAGCTCAGCTTTATAGTTCGTATGAGGAGAGTCTTGAGGCTGTGGGAAGGGATGCACATGTAGCAGTGCGAGTAAAAACTGTGGAAAGACGTGAAAGAG GATGGTATGATGTTGTCGTTCTACCGATGCATGAATATAAATGGAATTTCAAAGAAGGTGATGTCGCCATTCTGTCATTTCCACGGCCTGGTTCAG CTGCTCAATCAGGCCGATCTAGTAGGAGGGCTATGGGTTCAAATGAGGATGCTGAATCGGAATGTGGACGGCTTGTCGGTACTGTTAGGCGCCATATGCCTATTGATACACGTGATCCTATTGGAGCTATTATCCATTTTTATCTTGGTGATTCATTTGATTCTAACAG CAGTGAGGCTAATGTTCTGAGGAAACTCCAACCTCGGAGTACATGGTATCTAACTGGACTCGGTTCTCTTGCAACAACACAAAGAGAATATGTTGCTTTGCACGCGTTCCGCCGTCTTAGTGGGCAG ATGCAAAATGCAATACTTAAACCAAGTCCAGAGCATTTCCCGAAGTATCAAGAGCAACCACCTGCCATGCCAGACTGTTTCACCCCAAATTTTGCTGATCATCTCCATCGTAGTTTCAATGGTCCTCAATTGTCGGCAATTCATTGGGCTGCAACACATACAGCTGCTGGCACAAGCAATGGTGTCGTAAAGAAACAAGAACCATGGCCTTTCACGTTGGTACAAGGTCCTCCTGGGACAGGGAAAACTCATACTGTGTGGGGGATGCTAAATGTTATCCATCTTGTTCAGTATCAACATTACTATGCCGCTTTGCTCAAGAAGCTTGCTCCTGAAAGTTACAAGCAAGTTAGTGGTAGTACCAGTACCAGCTCGGAGACTGTTGCGGCAGGGTCAATTGATGAACTATTGCAGAGCATGGATCGGAATCTATTTCGCACTCTTCCCAAGCTTTGCCCTAAGCCTCGGATGCTTGTATGTGCCCCATCAAATGCTGCAACAGATGAGCTTCTTGCTCGTGTTCTTGACCGTGGTTTTATAGATGGTGAAATGAAGGTATACCGCCCTGATGTTGCCCGTGTTGGAGTTGATTCACAGTCTCGTGCTGCACAAGCTGTTTCAGTTGAAAGGAGGACAGATCAGCTTTTAATGAAGGGCCGTGATGAAGTAATTGGGTGGCTACATCAGCTAAAAGGCCGTGAGCAGCAGCTATCACAGGAGATTGCCTATTTTCAAAGGGAACTCAATATGGTTGCAGCGGCTGGTAGATCCCAGGGTTCAGTAGGGGTAGATCCTGATGTTCTTGCACAAAGGGATCGTAACCGTGATATTCTGCTACAGAAACTTGCTGCGTCAGTTGAAAGCAGGGATAAAGTATTGGTGGAGATGTCACGGCTGCTGATATTAGAAAGCAGGTTCCGTCCTGGCAGCAACTTCAATATGGAAGATGCTAGGGCAAGTCTGGAAGCCAGTTTTGCCAATGAAGCTGAGATTGTTTTTACAACTGTGTCAAGTAGCGGGCGTAAGTTATTTTCTCGCCTGACTCATGGCTTTGATATGGTTGTTATTGATGAGGCTGCTCAGGCTAGTGAAGTAGGAGTCCTCCCTCCACTGGCTCTTGGTGCAGCTAGATGTGTCCTGGTTGGTGATCCACAGCAGCTCCCTGCTACTGTTATTAGCAAAGCAGCTGGAACTTTGCTTTATAGTAGGAGTCTTTTCGAGAGGTTTCAGCAAGCTGGTTGTCCTACCATTTTGTTGTCAGTGCAATACAGGATGCATCCCCAGATCCGTGAATTTCCATCAAAATACTTCTATCAAGGTCGCCTTACAGATAGTGAGAGTGTTGTTAAATTACCTGATGAAGCCTATTACAGAGATGCACTTATGGCACCTTATATCTTTTACGACATATCACATGGTCGTGAGTCTCATAGGGGTGGGTCATCTTCATATCAGAATATTCATGAAGCGCAGTTTGCATTGCGTTTGTATGAGCACCTTCAGAAGTTCCTGAAAGCTAATGGTGCCAAGAAGGTTTCTGTTGGTATAATCACACCATATAAGTTGCAGTTGAAATGCCTTCAGCGGGAATTCAAGGATGCTATGAATACCGAGGAAGGGAAGGATATCTACATAAATACAGTTGATGCTTTTCAAGGCCAGGAGCGTGACGTTATTATTATGTCATGTGTCCGTGCTTCAAACCATGGTGTGGGTTTTGTTGCTGATATACGCCGTATGAATGTAGCTCTAACTCGAGCTAGGAGAGCTCTATGG GTTGTTGGTAATGCTAATGCTCTCATGCAGTCTGAGGACTGGGCATCACTAATAGCGGATGCGAAGGCCAGGAAATGTTTTATGGACCTGGATAGCATTCCCAAGGACTTCTTACCCATGAAGGTTCCATCTAATACTCCAGGTAGGAATTCTTCCAACAACATCCGAAACATGAGAACTGGTGGTGGACCTAGACCAAGACACTTAGACATGTTCTCAGAACCGAGGGCTGGTATGAACATGAGGCCTGATGAAGATGAGCATCTGAATTCTGTTACAAGAGATGGTAGTTACAGGAATTTGGATGATTTTGGCCGACCTGGTGATCGCCCCAGGGATAATCTGCAGTTTGGAGTTCCCAGGAGGCCAAATTCTTCTAATGGAAGGAGAGAAGTGTAA
- the LOC136538504 gene encoding uncharacterized protein isoform X2: MGSRGRMLFDLNELPAEVEEVASVVPKESAAVVPQEATVIASQEAAVVVSQPQKSLPAPTTYGPTLFQPGEGSQSQGILNNNAFKHASIGSGFQPFVRNNKDSNYTKEPMKVEDNQNSSIASPSMVNNQITDSAYPKAETCNQVSQAVEREEGEWSDADGISENAGSSNKDEFTGTASTHLKKESQESESHLIKSGDVTKDDTAAECSDAEMVDVSKDLVHGSTGSENMQNSECKGNQPGDDLDPCNSSKDVKGVEANYALRFASNPAKRPKLNEHKEAMLGKKRTRQTVFINVEDAKQAGTMKTSTPRRQSSFPAPIVTRTVKEASRGAGEKAAEKQNQQAIRDQRQPEMMGSERSNSADPSDQHTESNGDAELGTQGRSKKMNTDEPASDAYQQPVQRQASLKQSMDLKQQKSRSFSSQRTVLTGQNNADQKPASKRSIISKKQTFVNNVQYQDSSVERLIREVTNDKFWHNPEEAELECVPGSFESAEEYIRVFEPLLFEECRAQLYSSYEESLEAVGRDAHVAVRVKTVERRERGWYDVVVLPMHEYKWNFKEGDVAILSFPRPGSAAQSGRSSRRAMGSNEDAESECGRLVGTVRRHMPIDTRDPIGAIIHFYLGDSFDSNSEANVLRKLQPRSTWYLTGLGSLATTQREYVALHAFRRLSGQMQNAILKPSPEHFPKYQEQPPAMPDCFTPNFADHLHRSFNGPQLSAIHWAATHTAAGTSNGVVKKQEPWPFTLVQGPPGTGKTHTVWGMLNVIHLVQYQHYYAALLKKLAPESYKQVSGSTSTSSETVAAGSIDELLQSMDRNLFRTLPKLCPKPRMLVCAPSNAATDELLARVLDRGFIDGEMKVYRPDVARVGVDSQSRAAQAVSVERRTDQLLMKGRDEVIGWLHQLKGREQQLSQEIAYFQRELNMVAAAGRSQGSVGVDPDVLAQRDRNRDILLQKLAASVESRDKVLVEMSRLLILESRFRPGSNFNMEDARASLEASFANEAEIVFTTVSSSGRKLFSRLTHGFDMVVIDEAAQASEVGVLPPLALGAARCVLVGDPQQLPATVISKAAGTLLYSRSLFERFQQAGCPTILLSVQYRMHPQIREFPSKYFYQGRLTDSESVVKLPDEAYYRDALMAPYIFYDISHGRESHRGGSSSYQNIHEAQFALRLYEHLQKFLKANGAKKVSVGIITPYKLQLKCLQREFKDAMNTEEGKDIYINTVDAFQGQERDVIIMSCVRASNHGVGFVADIRRMNVALTRARRALWVVGNANALMQSEDWASLIADAKARKCFMDLDSIPKDFLPMKVPSNTPGRNSSNNIRNMRTGGGPRPRHLDMFSEPRAGMNMRPDEDEHLNSVTRDGSYRNLDDFGRPGDRPRDNLQFGVPRRPNSSNGRREV; encoded by the exons ATGGGTTCTCGAGGAAGGATGTTATTTGACCTTAACGAGCTCCCAGCAGAAGTTGAAGAAGTTGCTTCTGTCGTACCAAAAGAATCTGCTGCTGTCGTACCACAAGAAGCCACTGTTATCGCATCACAAGAAGCTGCTGTTGTCGTGTCACAACCTCAGAAATCCCTTCCTGCTCCGACTACGTATGGCCCAACATTGTTTCAGCCAGGGGAAGGATCACAGTCGCAAGGGATATTGAACAATAATGCCTTTAAGCATGCATCCATTGGTTCTGGCTTTCAGCCTTTTGTGAGGAACAACAAAGATTCAAACTATACAAAGGAGCCGATGAAGGTGGAAGATAATCAGAACTCTAGTATAGCATCACCGTCCATGGTGAACAATCAAATCACTGATAGTGCTTATCCGAAGGCTGAGACTTGCAATCAGGTGTCACAAGCCgttgaaagagaagaaggagaatgGTCTGATGCAGATGGCATTTCTGAAAATGCAGGGAGTAGCAACAAAGATGAGTTCACTGGTACTGCAAGCACTCATTTGAAGAAAGAATCCCAAGAGAGCGAGTCCCATCTTATTAAATCTGGTGATGTGACTAAAGATGATACTGCTGCTGAATGTAGTGATGCTGAAATGGTTGATGTATCTAAAGATCTGGTTCATGGTTCCACAGGATCAGAGAACATGCAAAATTCTGAATGTAAAGGAAATCAGCCTGGTGATGATCTAGATCCTTGCAACAGTTCAAAGGATGTTAAAGGAGTGGAAGCCAATTATGCTTTGAGGTTTGCGAGCAACCCTGCAAAGAGACCTAAGTTAAATGAACACAAAGAGGCCATGCTAGGAAAAAAACGAACTAGGCAAACTGTCTTCATCAATGTGGAGGATGCAAAACAAGCTGGTACAATGAAGACATCAACACCCAGGAGGCAGTCATCCTTTCCAGCACCGATTGTTACACGTACTGTGAAGGAAGCTTCTCGTGGTGCTGGTGAAAAGGCTGCAGAAAAACAAAATCAGCAAGCAATCAGGGATCAGAGACAACCTGAAATGATGGGATCAGAACGAAGCAATTCTGCAGATCCTAGTGACCAACACACTGAATCCAATGGTGATGCTGAGTTGGGTACCCAGGGCCGGTCAAAGAAAATGAATACAGACGAGCCAGCCTCAGATGCGTATCAGCAGCCTGTCCAAAGACAAGCTTCATTGAAGCAATCCATGGACTTGAAGCAACAAAAGAGCCGATCATTCTCTTCCCAAAGAACAGTTCTAACAGGACAAAACAATGCTGATCAGAAGCCAGCCAGCAAAAGGTCTATTATTTCCAAAAAGCAAACTTTTGTAAACAATGTACAGTATCAGGACTCTTCTGTTGAGCGACTTATAAGGGAGGTGACAAATGACAAGTTCTGGCACAATCCAG AGGAGGCCGAACTTGAGTGTGTTCCTGGAAGCTTTGAATCTGCTGAGGAGTACATTAGAGTTTTTGAGCCTTTGCTTTTTGAGGAATGCAGAGCTCAGCTTTATAGTTCGTATGAGGAGAGTCTTGAGGCTGTGGGAAGGGATGCACATGTAGCAGTGCGAGTAAAAACTGTGGAAAGACGTGAAAGAG GATGGTATGATGTTGTCGTTCTACCGATGCATGAATATAAATGGAATTTCAAAGAAGGTGATGTCGCCATTCTGTCATTTCCACGGCCTGGTTCAG CTGCTCAATCAGGCCGATCTAGTAGGAGGGCTATGGGTTCAAATGAGGATGCTGAATCGGAATGTGGACGGCTTGTCGGTACTGTTAGGCGCCATATGCCTATTGATACACGTGATCCTATTGGAGCTATTATCCATTTTTATCTTGGTGATTCATTTGATTCTAACAG TGAGGCTAATGTTCTGAGGAAACTCCAACCTCGGAGTACATGGTATCTAACTGGACTCGGTTCTCTTGCAACAACACAAAGAGAATATGTTGCTTTGCACGCGTTCCGCCGTCTTAGTGGGCAG ATGCAAAATGCAATACTTAAACCAAGTCCAGAGCATTTCCCGAAGTATCAAGAGCAACCACCTGCCATGCCAGACTGTTTCACCCCAAATTTTGCTGATCATCTCCATCGTAGTTTCAATGGTCCTCAATTGTCGGCAATTCATTGGGCTGCAACACATACAGCTGCTGGCACAAGCAATGGTGTCGTAAAGAAACAAGAACCATGGCCTTTCACGTTGGTACAAGGTCCTCCTGGGACAGGGAAAACTCATACTGTGTGGGGGATGCTAAATGTTATCCATCTTGTTCAGTATCAACATTACTATGCCGCTTTGCTCAAGAAGCTTGCTCCTGAAAGTTACAAGCAAGTTAGTGGTAGTACCAGTACCAGCTCGGAGACTGTTGCGGCAGGGTCAATTGATGAACTATTGCAGAGCATGGATCGGAATCTATTTCGCACTCTTCCCAAGCTTTGCCCTAAGCCTCGGATGCTTGTATGTGCCCCATCAAATGCTGCAACAGATGAGCTTCTTGCTCGTGTTCTTGACCGTGGTTTTATAGATGGTGAAATGAAGGTATACCGCCCTGATGTTGCCCGTGTTGGAGTTGATTCACAGTCTCGTGCTGCACAAGCTGTTTCAGTTGAAAGGAGGACAGATCAGCTTTTAATGAAGGGCCGTGATGAAGTAATTGGGTGGCTACATCAGCTAAAAGGCCGTGAGCAGCAGCTATCACAGGAGATTGCCTATTTTCAAAGGGAACTCAATATGGTTGCAGCGGCTGGTAGATCCCAGGGTTCAGTAGGGGTAGATCCTGATGTTCTTGCACAAAGGGATCGTAACCGTGATATTCTGCTACAGAAACTTGCTGCGTCAGTTGAAAGCAGGGATAAAGTATTGGTGGAGATGTCACGGCTGCTGATATTAGAAAGCAGGTTCCGTCCTGGCAGCAACTTCAATATGGAAGATGCTAGGGCAAGTCTGGAAGCCAGTTTTGCCAATGAAGCTGAGATTGTTTTTACAACTGTGTCAAGTAGCGGGCGTAAGTTATTTTCTCGCCTGACTCATGGCTTTGATATGGTTGTTATTGATGAGGCTGCTCAGGCTAGTGAAGTAGGAGTCCTCCCTCCACTGGCTCTTGGTGCAGCTAGATGTGTCCTGGTTGGTGATCCACAGCAGCTCCCTGCTACTGTTATTAGCAAAGCAGCTGGAACTTTGCTTTATAGTAGGAGTCTTTTCGAGAGGTTTCAGCAAGCTGGTTGTCCTACCATTTTGTTGTCAGTGCAATACAGGATGCATCCCCAGATCCGTGAATTTCCATCAAAATACTTCTATCAAGGTCGCCTTACAGATAGTGAGAGTGTTGTTAAATTACCTGATGAAGCCTATTACAGAGATGCACTTATGGCACCTTATATCTTTTACGACATATCACATGGTCGTGAGTCTCATAGGGGTGGGTCATCTTCATATCAGAATATTCATGAAGCGCAGTTTGCATTGCGTTTGTATGAGCACCTTCAGAAGTTCCTGAAAGCTAATGGTGCCAAGAAGGTTTCTGTTGGTATAATCACACCATATAAGTTGCAGTTGAAATGCCTTCAGCGGGAATTCAAGGATGCTATGAATACCGAGGAAGGGAAGGATATCTACATAAATACAGTTGATGCTTTTCAAGGCCAGGAGCGTGACGTTATTATTATGTCATGTGTCCGTGCTTCAAACCATGGTGTGGGTTTTGTTGCTGATATACGCCGTATGAATGTAGCTCTAACTCGAGCTAGGAGAGCTCTATGG GTTGTTGGTAATGCTAATGCTCTCATGCAGTCTGAGGACTGGGCATCACTAATAGCGGATGCGAAGGCCAGGAAATGTTTTATGGACCTGGATAGCATTCCCAAGGACTTCTTACCCATGAAGGTTCCATCTAATACTCCAGGTAGGAATTCTTCCAACAACATCCGAAACATGAGAACTGGTGGTGGACCTAGACCAAGACACTTAGACATGTTCTCAGAACCGAGGGCTGGTATGAACATGAGGCCTGATGAAGATGAGCATCTGAATTCTGTTACAAGAGATGGTAGTTACAGGAATTTGGATGATTTTGGCCGACCTGGTGATCGCCCCAGGGATAATCTGCAGTTTGGAGTTCCCAGGAGGCCAAATTCTTCTAATGGAAGGAGAGAAGTGTAA